One genomic segment of Streptomyces liangshanensis includes these proteins:
- a CDS encoding cytochrome c oxidase subunit 3: MSVVATATTVETGHAHPSVNRPNLTSVGTIIWLSSELMFFAALFAMYFTLRSVTGEEHWKEVASSLNVPFSATNTTILVLSSLTCQLGVFAAERGDVKKLRTWFVITFVMGAIFIGGQIFEYTELVRNDGLSLSSDPYGSVFYLTTGFHGLHVTGGLIAFLFVLGRTYAAKRFTHEQATAAIVVSYYWHFVDVVWIGLFATIYLIK, encoded by the coding sequence ATGTCGGTCGTGGCGACAGCAACGACAGTAGAAACCGGGCACGCGCACCCGTCGGTCAATCGGCCGAACCTCACCAGCGTCGGAACGATCATTTGGCTGAGTTCCGAGCTGATGTTCTTCGCGGCCCTCTTCGCGATGTACTTCACCCTGCGATCCGTGACGGGGGAGGAGCACTGGAAGGAAGTGGCGTCGTCCCTGAACGTTCCGTTCTCGGCGACGAACACCACGATCCTGGTGCTCTCCTCGCTCACCTGCCAGCTCGGCGTCTTCGCCGCGGAGCGCGGTGACGTGAAGAAGCTCCGCACCTGGTTCGTGATCACGTTCGTGATGGGTGCGATCTTCATCGGCGGTCAGATCTTCGAGTACACGGAACTGGTCAGGAACGACGGCCTCTCGCTGTCCTCCGACCCGTACGGCTCGGTGTTCTACCTGACCACCGGCTTCCACGGTCTGCACGTGACAGGTGGTCTGATCGCCTTCCTGTTCGTCCTCGGCAGGACGTACGCGGCCAAGAGGTTCACCCACGAACAAGCAACCGCCGCCATCGTTGTGTCCTATTACTGGCACTTCGTCGATGTCGTCTGGATCGGCCTCTTCGCCACGATCTACTTGATCAAGTAA
- a CDS encoding c-type cytochrome — protein sequence MKKLSARRRHPLAAVVVLLLALAATGGLYAAFAPADKAQADTTSQSLAIEEGKKIYSVGCASCHGVGGQGSSDGPSLVGVGAAAVDFQVGTGRMPAQQPGAQVPKKKVIYSQKEIDQLAAYVASLGAGPAQPTSEQYSPDGADIARGGDLFRTNCTQCHNFTGEGGALTHGKSAPNLDGVDPKHIYEAMQTGPQNMPSFPDTTMPEQQKKDLIAYIQAVNGADSPSPGGLNLGGLGPVSEGLFGWIFGLGACIAVAIWVAAHTAKAKKS from the coding sequence GTGAAAAAGCTCTCCGCACGACGACGCCATCCGCTGGCGGCGGTCGTCGTCCTACTCCTCGCGCTGGCGGCCACCGGGGGGCTGTACGCGGCGTTCGCGCCCGCGGACAAGGCGCAGGCCGACACCACCTCCCAGTCACTCGCCATCGAGGAGGGCAAGAAGATCTACTCCGTGGGCTGCGCGAGCTGCCACGGGGTCGGCGGCCAGGGCAGCAGCGACGGTCCCTCCCTGGTGGGCGTCGGCGCGGCCGCCGTGGACTTCCAGGTCGGCACCGGCCGCATGCCGGCCCAGCAGCCCGGCGCGCAGGTGCCGAAGAAGAAGGTCATCTACTCGCAGAAGGAGATCGACCAGCTCGCCGCGTACGTCGCGTCCCTCGGCGCCGGACCCGCCCAGCCGACCTCGGAGCAGTACAGCCCCGACGGCGCGGACATCGCCCGGGGCGGCGACCTGTTCCGTACCAACTGCACGCAGTGCCACAACTTCACGGGTGAGGGCGGCGCGCTGACACACGGCAAGTCCGCACCGAACCTGGACGGCGTCGACCCGAAGCACATCTACGAGGCCATGCAGACAGGCCCGCAGAACATGCCGTCCTTCCCGGACACGACGATGCCGGAACAGCAGAAGAAGGACCTCATCGCGTACATCCAGGCGGTGAACGGCGCCGACTCGCCGAGCCCCGGCGGCCTCAACCTGGGCGGCCTCGGCCCCGTCAGTGAGGGCCTGTTCGGCTGGATCTTCGGGCTCGGCGCATGTATCGCAGTCGCCATCTGGGTCGCGGCCCACACCGCTAAGGCCAAGAAGTCATGA
- a CDS encoding ubiquinol-cytochrome c reductase iron-sulfur subunit, translated as MSSQEIPEEENLPSAQEPGHGGAVERADDPFADPGLPAHQPRIQDIDERAAKRSERVVAFLFLLSMLATVAFIASFVAFPVDKIVYIWPLGHISILNFSLGVTLGVALFCIGAGAVHWARTLMSDVEMTDERHPIAATPEVKAKVLADFAAGASESGFGRRKLIRNTMFGALAFVPLSGVVLLRDLGPLPEKKLRSTLWAKGKQLINMNTLEPLRPEDVVVGSLTFAMPEGLEEDSEEFQVEIAKAALMIVRIQPDDIKDKRELDWSHQGIVAFSKICTHVGCPISLYEQQTHHVLCPCHQSTFDLSDGARVLFGPAGHALPQLRIGVNGEGNLEALGDFEEPVGPAFWERG; from the coding sequence ATGAGTAGCCAAGAGATTCCAGAAGAAGAGAACCTGCCGAGCGCGCAGGAGCCAGGGCACGGCGGCGCGGTCGAGCGGGCGGACGATCCGTTCGCCGACCCGGGACTGCCGGCGCATCAGCCGCGGATCCAGGACATCGACGAGCGCGCCGCCAAGCGGTCCGAGCGCGTGGTCGCCTTCCTGTTCCTGCTCTCGATGCTGGCGACGGTCGCGTTCATCGCGTCGTTCGTCGCGTTCCCCGTGGACAAGATCGTCTACATCTGGCCGCTCGGGCACATCAGCATCCTGAACTTCTCGCTCGGAGTGACGCTCGGCGTCGCCCTGTTCTGCATCGGCGCCGGCGCCGTCCACTGGGCGCGCACGCTGATGTCGGACGTGGAGATGACCGACGAGCGCCACCCCATCGCGGCGACCCCCGAGGTCAAGGCGAAGGTGCTGGCGGACTTCGCGGCCGGCGCGTCGGAGTCCGGCTTCGGCCGCCGCAAGCTGATCCGCAACACGATGTTCGGGGCGCTGGCGTTCGTACCGCTCTCCGGTGTGGTGCTGCTGCGCGACCTCGGCCCGCTGCCGGAGAAGAAGCTCCGCAGCACCCTGTGGGCCAAGGGCAAGCAGCTCATCAACATGAACACGCTGGAGCCGCTGCGTCCCGAGGACGTCGTCGTGGGCTCGCTGACCTTCGCCATGCCCGAGGGGCTGGAGGAGGACAGCGAGGAGTTCCAGGTGGAGATCGCCAAGGCGGCCCTGATGATCGTCCGTATCCAGCCGGACGACATCAAGGACAAGCGCGAGCTCGACTGGTCCCACCAGGGGATCGTGGCCTTCTCGAAGATCTGCACCCACGTCGGCTGCCCGATCAGCCTGTACGAGCAGCAGACGCACCACGTTCTCTGCCCGTGCCACCAGTCCACCTTCGACCTCTCCGACGGCGCCCGCGTCCTCTTCGGCCCGGCCGGTCACGCTCTTCCGCAGCTGCGGATCGGAGTGAACGGTGAGGGCAATCTCGAGGCGCTCGGCGACTTCGAAGAGCCCGTCGGCCCTGCCTTCTGGGAGCGCGGATGA
- a CDS encoding cytochrome b, translated as MSTTTDETTTRKAPAGERVADWADGRLGIYGLAKANMRKIFPDHWSFMLGEVSLYSFIIIILTGVYLTLFFHPSMNEVVYHGSYVPLQGVRMSEAFSSTLDISFDVRGGLLIRQIHHWAALIFLAAMLVHMMRVFFTGAFRKPREVNWLFGFLLFVLGMFTGFTGYSLPDDLLSGTGVRFVQGAILSVPIVGTYISMFLFGGEFPGGDFVARFYSVHILLLPGLMLGLVAGHLILVFVHKHTQFAGPGRTEKNVVGMPLLPIYMAKAGGFFFLVFGVISVVAAIATINPIWAIGPYRPDQVSTGAQPDWYMGFSEGLIRFMPGWEINFWGHTLVLGVFIPLIIFPLVLVAIAVYPFIEAWVTNDDREHHIADRPRNAPTRTAFGVAWLSWYFVLLVGGGNDIWATHFHLSINTITWFVRVGFFVVPVVTFVVTKRFCLGLQRRDAEKVLHGRESGLIKRLPHGEFVEVHTPLEQGDLYKLTAHEQPKPAELGPTVDENGVERKVSPVEKARVKLSKSFYGENTQIPKPTAEEYKEITSGHGHH; from the coding sequence ATGAGTACCACGACGGACGAGACGACCACCCGCAAGGCGCCCGCCGGAGAACGGGTCGCCGACTGGGCCGACGGCCGGCTGGGCATCTACGGCCTGGCCAAGGCCAACATGCGGAAGATCTTCCCGGACCACTGGTCCTTCATGCTGGGAGAGGTCAGCCTCTACAGCTTCATCATCATCATCCTCACGGGTGTCTACCTGACGCTGTTCTTCCACCCGTCGATGAACGAGGTCGTCTACCACGGCAGTTACGTCCCCCTCCAGGGCGTACGGATGTCGGAGGCGTTTTCCTCGACGCTGGACATCAGCTTCGACGTCCGCGGTGGTCTGCTGATCCGCCAGATCCACCACTGGGCCGCGCTGATCTTCCTCGCGGCGATGCTCGTGCACATGATGCGCGTGTTCTTCACGGGTGCGTTCCGCAAGCCCCGTGAGGTCAACTGGCTGTTCGGCTTCCTGCTGTTCGTCCTAGGCATGTTCACCGGGTTCACCGGTTACTCCCTGCCCGACGACCTGCTGTCCGGCACCGGTGTCCGCTTCGTGCAGGGCGCGATCCTGTCCGTGCCGATCGTCGGTACGTACATCTCGATGTTCCTGTTCGGCGGGGAGTTCCCCGGCGGCGACTTCGTGGCCCGCTTCTACTCGGTCCACATCCTGCTGCTGCCCGGGCTGATGCTGGGCCTGGTGGCCGGCCACCTGATCCTGGTGTTCGTGCACAAGCACACCCAGTTCGCGGGTCCGGGCCGTACGGAGAAGAACGTCGTCGGCATGCCGCTGCTGCCGATCTACATGGCGAAGGCCGGCGGTTTCTTCTTCCTGGTCTTCGGTGTGATCTCGGTTGTCGCGGCGATCGCCACGATCAACCCGATCTGGGCCATCGGCCCCTACCGGCCCGACCAGGTCTCCACCGGCGCGCAGCCCGACTGGTACATGGGCTTCTCCGAGGGGCTCATCCGGTTCATGCCCGGCTGGGAGATCAACTTCTGGGGCCACACCCTGGTCCTGGGTGTGTTCATCCCGCTGATCATCTTCCCGCTGGTGCTCGTCGCGATCGCGGTCTACCCGTTCATCGAGGCCTGGGTCACCAACGACGACCGCGAGCACCACATCGCGGACCGGCCGCGCAACGCGCCGACCCGCACGGCCTTCGGTGTCGCCTGGCTGTCGTGGTACTTCGTCCTGCTCGTCGGCGGTGGCAACGACATCTGGGCCACGCACTTCCACCTGTCGATCAACACGATCACCTGGTTCGTCCGGGTCGGGTTCTTCGTCGTCCCGGTGGTCACCTTCGTCGTCACCAAGCGGTTCTGCCTCGGCCTCCAGCGCCGGGACGCCGAGAAGGTGCTGCACGGACGCGAGTCCGGGCTCATCAAGCGGCTGCCGCACGGTGAGTTCGTCGAGGTCCACACGCCGCTGGAGCAGGGCGACCTGTACAAGCTCACCGCGCACGAGCAGCCGAAGCCGGCCGAGCTCGGCCCGACGGTCGACGAGAACGGTGTCGAGCGGAAGGTCTCGCCGGTCGAGAAGGCACGGGTGAAGCTCAGCAAGAGCTTCTACGGGGAGAACACGCAGATCCCCAAGCCCACCGCCGAGGAGTACAAGGAGATCACGAGCGGCCACGGCCACCACTGA
- the trpD gene encoding anthranilate phosphoribosyltransferase yields the protein MSAVTPVGGDTVAARTWPGVLNPLLRGEDLSTDDTAWAMDRIMEGEATDAQIAGFAVALRAKGETVEEVSGLVRAMYAHANTIEVPGRTVDIVGTGGDLAKTVNISTMAAIVVAGTGAKVVKHGNRAASSASGSSDVLEKLGVNLELTPRRVVEVAEEAGITFCFAVKFHPALRYAAKARRELGAQTTFNILGPLTNPARVRSQAVGVADARMAPIVAGVLAERGSSALVFRGDDGLDELTTTATSRVWVVRDGKVGEVPFDPRDLGLALVPVEALRGADASYNADVARRLLAGETGPVRDAVLLNAAAALVALDPTDDTLELQLAAGMARAAESVDSGAAGRALARWVEASHR from the coding sequence ATGAGCGCTGTTACCCCCGTCGGAGGCGACACCGTGGCGGCCCGTACCTGGCCGGGCGTCCTCAACCCCCTGCTGCGCGGCGAGGACCTGAGCACCGACGACACCGCCTGGGCGATGGACCGGATCATGGAGGGCGAGGCCACCGACGCGCAGATCGCCGGGTTCGCCGTGGCCCTGCGGGCGAAGGGCGAGACCGTCGAGGAGGTCTCCGGGCTGGTCCGCGCGATGTACGCCCACGCCAACACCATCGAGGTGCCCGGCCGTACGGTCGACATCGTGGGGACCGGCGGCGACCTCGCCAAGACGGTCAACATCTCCACGATGGCGGCGATCGTCGTCGCGGGCACCGGCGCCAAGGTCGTCAAGCACGGCAACCGCGCCGCGTCGTCCGCGAGCGGCTCCTCCGACGTCCTGGAGAAGCTCGGCGTCAACCTGGAGCTGACCCCGCGGCGGGTCGTCGAGGTGGCGGAGGAGGCGGGGATCACCTTCTGCTTCGCGGTGAAGTTCCACCCCGCGCTGCGGTACGCGGCCAAGGCGCGCCGGGAGTTGGGCGCGCAGACCACGTTCAACATCCTCGGGCCGCTGACCAACCCGGCCCGGGTACGGTCCCAGGCCGTCGGCGTGGCCGACGCGCGGATGGCGCCCATCGTGGCGGGGGTGCTGGCCGAGCGCGGCAGTTCGGCGCTGGTCTTCCGGGGCGACGACGGGCTCGACGAGCTGACCACGACCGCGACGTCGCGGGTGTGGGTCGTGCGCGACGGGAAGGTCGGCGAGGTGCCCTTCGACCCGCGTGACCTGGGCCTGGCGCTGGTGCCGGTGGAGGCGCTGCGGGGCGCGGACGCGTCGTACAACGCGGACGTGGCGCGCCGGCTGCTGGCCGGCGAGACCGGTCCGGTACGGGACGCGGTGCTCCTGAACGCGGCGGCGGCGCTGGTCGCGCTGGACCCGACGGATGACACGCTGGAGCTCCAGTTGGCGGCCGGCATGGCGCGCGCGGCCGAGTCGGTGGACTCGGGCGCGGCGGGCCGGGCCCTCGCCCGGTGGGTCGAGGCGTCGCACCGGTAG
- a CDS encoding aminotransferase class V-fold PLP-dependent enzyme: MSAYPNAAATPSSATSTTTATTEDPACAAPLPVLGRDVTVPLVTGGEVTYAALDYAASAPALQRVWDDVAAYAPYYGSVHRGAGYLSQLSTDLFENSRATVAEFLGCRPGDQVVFTRSTTDSLNLLAAVVPADCQVFVFETEHHASLLPWRDARVTYLNAPRTPGEAVATLDRALAGREPGPALVCVTGASNVTGEIWPVRELAAAAHRHGARIVLDAAQLAPHHPVDIAELDVDWVAFSGHKLYAPFGSGVLAGRADWLREAEPYLAGGGASRKVARRTDGGVDVEWHTTAARHEAGSPNVIGVYAIASACKALQEAGFDTLVAREQRLVARVRAGLADVPEVRVLSLFGDDAPRVGVLSFVVEGWNSSHFAAALSAEYGIGVRDGLFCAHPLVRTLLGSDPQDPGECGAPEAEPGERSLNAIRVSFGAGTPDEHVDRFVGAVRELVREGARWSYRTEEGRCVPDRDGETV, from the coding sequence ATGTCCGCATACCCGAACGCCGCCGCCACGCCGTCGTCCGCCACCAGCACCACCACCGCCACCACCGAGGACCCCGCCTGTGCGGCGCCGCTGCCCGTGCTCGGGCGCGACGTGACCGTCCCGCTCGTCACCGGCGGCGAGGTCACCTACGCCGCCCTCGACTACGCGGCCAGCGCCCCCGCGCTCCAGCGGGTCTGGGACGACGTCGCCGCCTACGCCCCGTACTACGGCAGCGTGCACCGCGGCGCCGGCTACCTCTCCCAGCTGTCCACGGACCTGTTCGAGAACAGCCGCGCCACCGTCGCGGAGTTCCTCGGCTGCCGCCCCGGCGACCAGGTCGTCTTCACCCGCTCGACCACCGACTCGCTCAACCTGCTGGCCGCCGTGGTCCCCGCCGACTGCCAGGTCTTCGTCTTCGAGACCGAGCACCACGCCTCGCTGCTGCCCTGGCGCGACGCCCGGGTGACGTACCTGAACGCGCCCCGCACCCCCGGCGAGGCCGTCGCCACGCTCGACCGGGCCCTCGCCGGCCGGGAGCCGGGCCCCGCCCTGGTCTGCGTCACCGGCGCGTCCAACGTCACCGGCGAGATCTGGCCCGTACGGGAGCTGGCCGCCGCCGCCCACCGGCACGGCGCCCGGATCGTCCTCGACGCGGCGCAGCTCGCCCCGCACCACCCCGTCGACATCGCGGAACTGGACGTCGACTGGGTCGCCTTCTCCGGGCACAAGCTCTACGCGCCGTTCGGCTCCGGCGTCCTCGCGGGCCGGGCCGACTGGCTGCGGGAGGCGGAGCCGTACCTCGCGGGCGGCGGCGCCAGCCGCAAGGTCGCCCGGCGGACGGACGGCGGGGTGGACGTCGAGTGGCACACCACGGCCGCCCGGCACGAGGCCGGCTCGCCCAACGTCATCGGCGTGTACGCGATCGCCTCGGCGTGCAAGGCGCTCCAGGAGGCCGGGTTCGACACGCTCGTCGCCCGGGAGCAGCGGCTCGTCGCCCGGGTGCGGGCGGGACTCGCCGACGTGCCCGAGGTGCGCGTGCTGTCCCTGTTCGGGGACGACGCCCCGCGGGTCGGCGTGCTCTCGTTCGTGGTGGAGGGCTGGAACAGCTCGCACTTCGCCGCGGCGCTCTCCGCGGAGTACGGCATCGGGGTGAGGGACGGCCTGTTCTGCGCCCACCCGCTGGTCCGCACGCTGCTCGGCAGCGACCCGCAGGACCCGGGGGAGTGCGGCGCCCCGGAGGCGGAGCCGGGCGAGCGCTCGCTCAACGCCATCCGGGTGAGCTTCGGCGCGGGAACGCCGGACGAGCACGTGGACCGGTTCGTCGGCGCGGTGCGGGAGCTGGTGCGCGAGGGCGCCCGGTGGAGCTACCGCACCGAGGAGGGCCGCTGCGTCCCGGACCGGGACGGCGAGACGGTCTGA
- a CDS encoding Lrp/AsnC family transcriptional regulator: protein MITAIVLIKTSVDRIPEIAESIAALDSVSEVFSVTGTYDLIAMVRVARHDDLADVIPGSISKIEGVEATDTHVAFRTYSQHDLEAAFAIGLDA from the coding sequence GTGATCACCGCGATCGTGCTCATCAAGACCAGCGTCGACCGGATCCCCGAGATCGCCGAGTCGATCGCCGCGCTGGACAGCGTCAGCGAGGTCTTCTCGGTCACCGGCACCTACGACCTGATCGCCATGGTGCGGGTCGCCAGGCACGACGACCTGGCGGACGTCATCCCCGGCTCGATCAGCAAGATCGAGGGCGTCGAGGCGACGGACACGCACGTCGCGTTCCGTACGTACTCCCAGCACGACCTGGAGGCGGCCTTCGCGATCGGGCTCGACGCGTAG
- a CDS encoding rhomboid family intramembrane serine protease — protein MTYGLIALCVLTFLVSPLSGFTMAYGRGEALLGAQSAYFERWGVIPAQLTHHPTLWSLLTPLTALFVHGSWLHLLGNMLFLYVFGAMTEERMGRVHFALFYLAAGYVALFGYAIANAGSEQTLVGASGAISAVLGAFLRLFPRARVTSLFPFLLFLPLRFPAWIVLVFWFVLQWVAARHAGSGPGVAYLAHLVGFAVGFCYAWGRYRRSDRVEVKAVATEGERQP, from the coding sequence GTGACGTACGGACTGATCGCGCTCTGCGTGCTGACGTTCCTGGTGAGCCCCCTGTCGGGCTTCACCATGGCGTACGGCCGGGGCGAGGCGCTCCTCGGGGCGCAGAGCGCGTACTTCGAACGCTGGGGTGTCATCCCCGCCCAGCTGACGCACCACCCGACCCTCTGGTCCCTGCTGACCCCGCTGACCGCGCTCTTCGTCCACGGCAGCTGGCTGCACCTGCTGGGGAACATGCTCTTCCTCTACGTCTTCGGGGCGATGACGGAGGAGCGGATGGGGCGAGTGCACTTCGCGCTGTTCTACCTCGCCGCCGGGTACGTCGCGCTGTTCGGGTACGCGATCGCCAACGCGGGCTCGGAGCAGACCCTGGTGGGGGCGTCGGGCGCGATCTCGGCGGTGCTCGGCGCGTTCCTCCGGCTGTTCCCCCGGGCCCGGGTCACCAGCCTCTTCCCGTTCCTCCTCTTCCTGCCGCTGCGCTTCCCCGCCTGGATCGTGCTGGTCTTCTGGTTCGTCCTCCAGTGGGTGGCCGCGCGGCACGCCGGATCTGGGCCCGGGGTGGCGTATCTCGCCCACCTGGTGGGCTTCGCGGTGGGCTTCTGCTACGCCTGGGGCCGTTACCGGCGGAGCGATAGGGTGGAGGTCAAAGCCGTGGCCACCGAGGGAGAGCGTCAACCGTGA